In a single window of the Plasmodium cynomolgi strain B DNA, chromosome 6, whole genome shotgun sequence genome:
- a CDS encoding hypothetical protein (putative), with translation MTCTQIDVIKQMKRFYNPRENINWTLIRFRHRVSQLRKKKLKYKNHSKVALRFRLTRFGWERLQSGRNASKRNLSVKKYNEKMKIKYVSRDDIKKFKFQMPSYVLRIRDSPVDYNPNIMRARKFLPSHF, from the coding sequence ATGACCTGCACACAAATAGACGTAATCAAACAGATGAAGCGATTTTACAACCCGAGGGAAAACATCAATTGGACTCTGATTCGATTCCGACACAGAGTATCCcaattacgaaaaaaaaaattaaaatataaaaaccaCTCCAAGGTTGCTTTACGATTTCGCTTAACCAGATTTGGATGGGAAAGGTTACAGTCAGGTCGAAATGCGAGTAAAAGAAATTTGTCCGTTAAAAAgtacaatgaaaaaatgaaaataaaatacgtCTCACGGGATGACATCAAGAAGTTCAAATTCCAAATGCCTAGCTATGTCCTGCGGATACGCGACTCTCCGGTTGATTACAACCCCAACATTATGCGTGCTCGCAAGTTTTTGCCTTCGCACTTC
- a CDS encoding hypothetical protein (putative) — MGKYNLIFKKNWFAKSIFGTVGVIVVLDQLARYQYNIPEIRDPNLTMWPWWLEKVAAKRLEMDQGDYATDKAGKNA; from the exons atgggaaaatacaATTTAATATTCAAGAAAAACTGGTTTGCAAAGAGCATTTTTGGGACCGTCGGCGTTATCGTTGTTCTGGATCAGCTAGCTAGata TCAGTACAACATCCCGGAGATTAGAGATCCCAACCTAACCATGTGGCCGTGGTGGCTGGAAAAAGTCGCCGCGAAGAG GCTAGAGATGGACCAAGGAGACTACGCAACGGATAAGGCGGGAAAAAACGCGTAA
- a CDS encoding hypothetical protein (putative) translates to MAQADANNLHHYNRRTITEANEDVLNQWRDKEASSRTSLKDMRKSYSCAQKYKKNDAKGEEASKVEMGIDVEGVTTQFAAPFSAEQNNTQRRRRSTHLVEQTSELFCDNQVGEQTPQAVCDVGMGEPYGVGASRRERRSSQGGDAKKGVSMKLGDSHILNKLTRTLLQGIQEKVEEERKESGREIKSKRSGEEKSKYRERSSSISQQMSQQMSQQMSQQMSQQMSQQIAPQMSQQVAPQTAHETEQTFYVYQTEGQIPGSCESNNLVGLAQQEGNTHRVSNKNVCFVDEGRHSSGGYVDSTQAERAYFQESFKGGMDPYLAQESLLVDGSGSVVGSGGVVASGGLVGSGSLVGHSALVGSGGVVASGTDGMGGVLKGPDEVAYHFVDAGDVCSGASASWVGSVDMGAYGGQQAIATQAKQPYQQSYKQPYKQSYKQSYRVPPPATSAKKSFFCNSSVKNKQLQGKKQWRGDKTEILIYPNGSTKGSARQMQGGARQMQGSGSQMQRSGSQMKGPKRYSPDRRESPFRLSSPSKATIRPLNSNVFIRTKSLHRQSGGGRNRTGSVSPLNRFSLGRQKSVPVRTHSRNATPNAACTQEITYSFPSQGGCIPGVVGDQRVIKAFASTLPHGTQQSGLVIRQHSNSGDAYKKEINDDVRSYVNRCSTDVSCKVIDVGSPLCGEINSLNSKIGRLSSRIRSINAEKWNLSELARLYKNECNRLREVIAKNKQTHYDPVNFRKVNYEQVNAQLEEENEKLRNQMKTLGKAILSSYDINGIKKILATQLVNLNDENEKYRQEIKLLKNQKDVNREVLFNLSRGDVSTDAIDSVFMQTKNIVIEGHQTINVFYLNLKNLIDELFQRIKFLLMEEEYTRNEKLLYVTSLEELVNENFEEINHIVVKINELRKKMKDVKAQIFDEDRSNPNWFVHFVSKWRVLLACSISAAGKHRPSRIILEDDINHLEEELHSHSIMLKNLRKKNLALCLNNLHCQFAHDAKGDVPPGGAIKDHHKTDKHRNSNKERSLHRREEGKASQSVRDRPPTSLDKKEANLEENPSESYHNRLHEKIRVIEHQLHSLNDVTKKNISEKKSRS, encoded by the exons ATGGCCCAGGCAGACGCGAACAACCTGCACCACTACAACAGGAGAACCATCACGGAAGCTAACGAGGATGTGCTGAACCAATGGAGAGACAAAGAGGCGAGTTCTCGCACATCCCTTAAGGACATGCGCAAATCGTATTCGTGTGCacagaaatataaaaaaaatgatgcaaagggggaagaggcgAGCAAGGTGGAAATGGGAATAGACGTAGAAGGAGTGACTACCCAGTTTGCTGCTCCATTCTCGGCAGAGCAAAACAACACACAACGGAGAAGGCGCAGCACTCACCTGGTCGAGCAAACATCCGAACTCTTTTGCGATAACCAGGTGGGAGAGCAGACGCCTCAAGCAGTATGTGACGTTGGAATGGGGGAGCCCTACGGAGTGGGTGCCTCGAGGAGAGAAAGACGAAGCAGTCAAGGGGGAGACGCAAAGAAAGGGGTCAGTATGAAACTCGGAGACAGCCACATACTCAACAAGCTCACGAGGACGCTGCTCCAGGGAATACAAGAGAAGGTGGAGGAAGAACGTAAAGAGTCAGGGAGGGAAATTAAGAGTAAGCGCAgcggagaagaaaaatccaAATATAGAGAGCGTTCAAGCTCG ATATCCCAGCAGATGTCCCAGCAGATGTCCCAGCAGATGTCCCAGCAGATGTCCCAGCAGATGTCCCAGCAGATCGCCCCGCAGATGTCCCAGCAGGTCGCCCCGCAGACAGCCCACGAGACAGAACAAACCTTTTACGTGTACCAAACGGAGGGGCAAATCCCTGGCTCCTGCGAAAGCAACAACCTTGTGGGACTCGCGCAACAGGAAGGAAATACACACAGAGTGAGTAACAAAAACGTTTGCTTTGTGGACGAGGGAAGGCACAGCAGTGGGGGTTATGTTGACTCGACGCAAGCGGAACGAGCGTATTTTCAGGAAAGCTTCAAGGGCGGAATGGATCCTTACCTTGCGCAGGAATCGCTCCTTGTGGATGGAAGCGGCAGCGTGGTTGGGAGCGGCGGTGTGGTTGCGAGCGGCGGTTTGGTTGGAAGCGGCAGTTTGGTAGGACACAGCGCTTTGGTTGGAAGCGGCGGTGTGGTTGCGAGCGGCACTGATGGAATGGGGGGGGTGCTAAAAGGACCCGATGAGGTGGCCTACCACTTCGTTGACGCGGGGGACGTGTGCAGTGGGGCTTCGGCCAGCTGGGTCGGCTCTGTGGACATGGGGGCTTACGGGGGTCAGCAGGCCATCGCCACTCAAGCA AAGCAGCCGTACCAGCAGTCTTACAAGCAACCCTACAAGCAATCCTACAAGCAGTCTTACCGCGTGCCCCCCCCAGCAACCTCCGCGAAAAAAAGCTTCTTCTGCAACAGCTCCGTTAAGAATAAGCAGCTCCAGGGAAAGAAACAGTGGAGGGGGGACAAGACTGAAATATTGATTTACCCTAACGGGTCGACGAAGGGGAGTGCTAGACAGATGCAGGGGGGTGCTAGACAGATGCAGGGGAGTGGCAGTCAGATGCAGAGAAGTGGCAGTCAGATGAAGGGACCTAAGAGGTACTCACCTGACAGACGGGAAAGCCCCTTTCGCCTCTCCTCGCCGAGCAAAGCAACCATTCGCCCCCTCAACAGCAACGTCTTCATTCGAACCAAATCGCTGCATCGTCAATCAGGAGGTGGAAGGAACAGAACAGGTTCTGTATCTCCCTTAAATAGGTTTTCCCTAGGTAGGCAGAAGTCAGTCCCAGTTAGAACCCACTCAAGGAATGCTACACCTAATGCAGCCTGCACACAAGAAATAACTTATAGCTTCCCATCACAGGGGGGTTGCATCCCTGGGGTGGTAGGAGACCAGCGAGTTATAAAAGCCTTTGCATCGACTCTCCCACATGGAACTCAGCAGAGCGGATTGGTCATAAGGCAACACAGTAACTCAGgtgatgcatacaaaaaggagattaATGACGATGTGAGGAGCTACGTGAATAGATGTTCCACGGATGTGTCTTGCAAAGTGATAGATGTTGGATCTCCTCTGTGTGGTGAGATTAACTCTTTGAACAGTAAGATAGGAAGGCTGAGCAGCAGAATTCGATCGATCAACGCGGAGAAATGGAACCTGAGCGAGTTGGCCCGTCTCTACAAG AACGAGTGCAACCGCCTGCGCGAAGTCATCGCGAAGAACAAGCAGACGCACTACGACCCAGTGAATTTCCGCAAAGTGAATTACGAACAGGTGAACGCACAgctggaagaagaaaacgaaaagctACGAAATCAGATGAAGACTCTCGGAAAGGCCATCCTCTCAAGTTACGATATaaatggaattaaaaaaatactcgcAACACAGCTAGTTAATCTAAATGAcgagaatgaaaaatataggcAAGAAATTAAATTGCTCAAAAATCAAAAGGACGTGAACCGAGAGGTATTGTTTAACTTGAGTAGAGGTGATGTCTCCACGGATGCCATCGACAGTGTCTTCATGCAAACGAAGAACATCGTCATAGAG GGTCATCAAACCATAAACGTGTTTTACCTCAACTTGAAGAACCTCATCGATGAGCTTTTTCAACGAATCAAGTTCCTCCTCATGGAGGAAGAATAT ACCCGAAACGAAAAGCTGCTCTACGTGACCAGCCTGGAGGAGCTAGTCAACGAGAATTTCGAGGAG ATCAACCACATCGTGGTTAAGATAAACGagctgcgaaaaaaaatgaaggacgtGAAGGCGCAAATCTTTGACGAGGACAGGAGCAACCCCAACTGGTTTGTCCACTTCGTTTCGAAATGGCGAGTCCTTTTGGCTTGCTCAATCTCCGCGGCGGGGAAGCACCGT CCGTCCAGGATCATCCTCGAAGACGACATCAACCACCTGGAGGAGGAACTGCACAGCCACTCGATTATGCTAAAAAATCTGCGAAAGAAAAATCTGGCCCTGTGTTTGAACAACCTGCATTGCCAATTTGCTCAC GACGCGAAAGGTGATGTCCCCCCCGGAGGTGCAATTAAGGACCACCACAAAACGG ATAAGCACAGGAACAGCAACAAGGAGAGGAGTCTTCACAGGAGGGAGGAGGGAAAGGCTAGTCAATCCGTCAGGGATAGACCTCCCACTAGTTTagacaaaaaagaagcgaaCTTGGAGGAAAACCCTAGCGAGTCCTACCACAACAGGCTGCACGAGAAG ATCCGAGTCATCGAGCATCAGCTGCACAGCCTCAACGACGtaacgaagaaaaacatatcagaaaaaaaaagtcgctCATAG
- a CDS encoding hypothetical protein (putative) — protein sequence MNARNNIFQILRQEDKIKRKSKQLKESQQKKENEKKDASSFSFDISKYSSWADMVDEYDEFFYEVDKLNDQEKNGANENKEKKKKTKKKKKEDEYSDDSSEEDKEDTEQPAQDDGDNEDKLKKKEKKKKKEKKKKEKKKQEELNDSLKREELGLAAPGDVVNEGANAVANVVANGDAGTPHPKEKTPIAVNEKLKMLLSMTSKKKKKREKIDDIIAIVEREENIKKKQQDKIKQKEKQKLKLLQKSMQ from the exons ATGAACGCCAGGAACAATATATTTCAGATTCTCCGGCAGGAGGATAAGATAAAGAGGAAGTCGAAGCAGCTGAAGGAGAGtcagcagaagaaggagaatgagaagaaggacgCCAGCAGCTTTTCCTTCGAT ATCAGCAAGTACTCCTCCTGGGCAGACATGGTAGACGAATACGACGAGTTTTTCTACGAGGTGGATAAGCTGAATGACCAGGAGAAGAATGGAGCAAATGAAaacaaggaaaagaaaaaaaaaacgaaaaaaaagaaaaaagaggacgAATATAGTGATGACAGTAGTGAGGAAGACAAGGAGGATACCGAGCAACCCGCACAG GACGACGGGGATAATGAAGATAAgctaaagaaaaaggagaagaagaaaaaaaaagaaaagaagaaaaaggaaaagaaaaagcaggAAGAACTGAACGACTCACTCAAGAGGGAGGAGCTGGGACTGGCTGCCCCTGGAGATGTGGTTAACGAGGGGGCCAACGCGGTCGCCAATGTGGTCGCCAACGGCGATGCGGGCACGCCCCACCCCAAGGAGAAAACC CCAATCGCAGTGaacgaaaaattaaaaatgctcCTCAGCATGAcgtcgaagaagaaaaaaaaaagagaaaaaatcgaCGATATCATTGCCATCGTGGAGAgagaggaaaatataaaaaaaaaacagcaggACAAAAtcaagcagaaggagaagcagaagttAAAGTTGCTCCAGAAATCGATGCAGTGA
- a CDS encoding hypothetical protein (putative), translated as MNAHTLKESDMNEMILGLMKNKKKGTVARKKKTKKRPPKGSLTKEEIKSNAEAAFQRQEQMYRDEEAHTLQYIRGEAASKEKELNDYYVYCQKFKNEYKTNFNESMKQSEEMRKELSKLRTEYLDLKLLLEDQRKMELNGMFNFYQKKLLDIKAHCISQTFCDDNLKNIVHEILRVIH; from the exons ATGAACGCTCACACACTTAAAGAGAGCGACATGAACGAGATGATTTTGGGTCTCATgaagaataagaagaagGGCACCGTGgcgaggaagaagaaaacgaagaaaagaCCCCCAAAGGGTAGCTTAAccaaggaggaaataaaGAG CAATGCCGAGGCCGCCTTCCAACGACAGGAGCAAATGTACAGGGACGAGGAGGCGCACACGCTGCAGTACATAAGAGGCGAGGCTGCGAGCAAAGAGAAGGAG CTAAACGACTACTACGTGTACTGCcaaaagtttaaaaatgaatacaagACGAATTTCAACGAGTCTATGAAGCAGTCGGAG GAAATGCGAAAAGAACTATCGAAACTCCGCACTGAATACCTGGATCTCAAGTTACTTCTTG AGGaccaaagaaaaatggagctCAACGGCatgttcaatttttaccaaaaaaaactGCTGGACATCAAAGCCCACTGCATCAGCCAGACATTCTGCGAcgacaatttgaaaaatatcgTCCACGAAATTTTGAGGGTCATCCATTAG